The following are from one region of the Sphingomonas oryzagri genome:
- a CDS encoding NAD(P)/FAD-dependent oxidoreductase → MAQGVGTHGRIAIVGAGMAGLSCADGLVAQGHIVKLFDKARGPGGRMSTRRIATPLGEAGFDHGAQYFTARNADFRLVVSDWSDRGFACRWPVAGPDAWIGIPGMSAVIRDMADRHDTHYGRMVQGIARADRGWRLIGDHIGPDPFDMIVVALPAEQAATLLGPIDLGMARQALMARSQPCWTAMFAFDSPLATDALILRNQGLIGWAARNSAKPGRDGPEAWVVQATGSWSLDHMAAAPAQIEEIMLTALGQALGLDLDRPIASAVHRWRYAMSAGSDEGALWNPDLGIGVCGDWLLGPRVECAWLSGRQLAKAMAPGKQAYPSEIR, encoded by the coding sequence GTGGCGCAGGGCGTTGGGACACACGGCCGCATCGCCATCGTCGGAGCTGGCATGGCGGGCCTGTCCTGCGCCGACGGCCTCGTTGCCCAGGGCCACATCGTCAAGCTGTTCGACAAGGCGCGCGGACCGGGTGGCCGGATGTCCACCCGCCGGATCGCAACACCGCTCGGAGAGGCGGGCTTCGATCATGGCGCCCAGTATTTCACGGCTCGCAACGCCGATTTCCGGCTGGTCGTGTCCGACTGGTCGGACCGGGGGTTTGCCTGCAGATGGCCTGTCGCCGGGCCGGACGCATGGATCGGCATACCCGGCATGAGCGCCGTGATCCGCGACATGGCCGATCGCCACGACACCCATTATGGCCGGATGGTCCAGGGTATCGCACGGGCCGATCGCGGCTGGCGTCTCATCGGCGATCATATCGGGCCCGATCCATTCGACATGATCGTCGTGGCGCTTCCCGCCGAGCAGGCCGCAACCCTGCTCGGCCCGATCGACCTCGGCATGGCCCGTCAGGCGCTGATGGCACGCTCCCAGCCGTGCTGGACGGCAATGTTCGCGTTCGACAGCCCGTTGGCGACCGACGCCCTCATCCTGCGTAACCAGGGGTTGATCGGCTGGGCCGCGCGCAACAGCGCGAAGCCGGGCCGAGATGGTCCGGAAGCATGGGTCGTTCAGGCGACCGGTTCCTGGTCGCTCGATCATATGGCGGCCGCGCCCGCCCAGATCGAGGAGATCATGCTGACCGCGCTCGGCCAGGCACTCGGCCTGGACCTGGACAGGCCGATCGCGTCGGCGGTGCATCGCTGGCGCTATGCGATGTCCGCGGGCTCGGACGAGGGCGCGTTGTGGAACCCCGATCTCGGCATCGGCGTGTGTGGCGACTGGCTGCTCGGCCCCCGTGTCGAGTGCGCTTGGCTGTCGGGCAGACAGCTTGCCAAGGCGATGGCGCCGGGCAAGCAGGCCTATCCGTCAGAAATCAGGTGA
- the folE gene encoding GTP cyclohydrolase I FolE: MNFMSPVPKDSKPAVPAQVEHAFRTLIEWVGDDPDREGLTETPARAARAWLEYCRGYQEDPGRHLARTFEEVGGYDEIVLLRDIPFQSHCEHHLAPITGTASIAYLPGAHVVGISKLARVLHGFAHRLQVQERLTAQIVDCIWEGLAPRGVAVVIEAQHGCMTGRGVRTPGVTMTTSRVLGCFRDDATSRREVFALMGR; encoded by the coding sequence ATGAACTTCATGTCCCCGGTGCCCAAGGATTCCAAGCCTGCAGTCCCCGCGCAGGTCGAGCACGCGTTCCGCACACTGATCGAATGGGTAGGGGACGATCCCGATCGCGAAGGGCTGACCGAGACGCCGGCTCGAGCAGCCCGGGCGTGGCTCGAATATTGTCGAGGATATCAGGAAGACCCGGGCCGCCATCTCGCGCGAACTTTCGAGGAGGTCGGCGGCTATGACGAAATCGTGCTCCTGCGCGATATCCCGTTCCAGTCGCACTGCGAACATCATCTCGCGCCCATCACCGGAACCGCGTCGATCGCCTATCTCCCGGGCGCTCATGTCGTCGGCATTTCTAAATTGGCGCGCGTTCTGCACGGCTTCGCGCATCGCCTCCAGGTCCAAGAGCGGCTCACCGCACAGATTGTCGATTGCATCTGGGAAGGCCTCGCGCCACGCGGTGTGGCCGTCGTCATTGAGGCGCAGCATGGCTGTATGACAGGGCGCGGAGTGCGGACACCGGGCGTCACGATGACGACCAGCCGGGTGCTTGGTTGCTTTCGAGACGACGCCACCAGCCGCCGCGAAGTCTTCGCCCTCATGGGGCGCTGA
- a CDS encoding PAS domain-containing protein yields MSMSAMIQSSAIAAVISNPRLPDNPIVECNDAFSELTGYARDEIIGRNCRFLTGPDTEQALTDRLRAGIRDQRPTMVEILNYKKDGSRFRNAVLVAPIFGVSGELEYFLGSQVEMPADTNTSTDARQRDAVGRIERLTPRQREVVVHLAAGKLNKQIAHDLGLSERTVKMHRAAVLQALGLRTTADIIRLAIEAGF; encoded by the coding sequence ATGAGTATGTCCGCGATGATCCAGTCGAGCGCGATTGCTGCGGTGATCAGCAATCCCAGGCTTCCGGACAATCCGATCGTCGAATGCAACGACGCCTTCAGCGAGTTGACCGGTTACGCCCGCGACGAGATCATCGGCCGGAACTGCCGCTTCCTGACCGGCCCCGACACCGAGCAAGCCCTGACGGACCGACTGCGCGCGGGTATTCGCGACCAACGCCCGACGATGGTCGAGATTCTCAACTACAAGAAGGATGGCAGCCGATTTCGCAACGCGGTTCTGGTCGCGCCGATCTTCGGCGTCTCGGGCGAGCTGGAATATTTCCTCGGCTCGCAGGTCGAGATGCCCGCCGATACCAACACCTCGACCGACGCGAGGCAACGTGACGCCGTCGGCCGCATCGAACGGCTCACGCCTCGACAGCGCGAAGTCGTCGTCCATCTCGCGGCCGGCAAGCTCAACAAGCAGATCGCGCATGATCTGGGCCTGAGCGAGCGAACGGTGAAGATGCACCGCGCCGCTGTCCTGCAGGCGCTTGGGCTGCGTACCACCGCCGATATCATCAGGCTGGCGATTGAGGCGGGCTTTTGA
- a CDS encoding SDR family NAD(P)-dependent oxidoreductase, which yields MSGQAVVIGASGGIGRALVRCLVESDRFDHVHALARRQIEIEGAEAGYIDLDDEESIARAASVIGPEIGCLIVASGLLHGPGMKPERSLGDLNAEQLTRIFATNTIGPALVLKHFAPMTAKDRRVTIALLSARVGSISDNRLGGWYGYRASKTALNMIVKCAAIELARSRPQAICVALHPGTVDTKLSKPFQRGVPPHKLFTAAYSAECLTATLDRLDQSASGQCFAWDGSLIAR from the coding sequence TTGAGCGGCCAAGCCGTCGTGATCGGCGCGAGTGGCGGCATTGGTCGGGCGCTCGTGCGCTGCCTGGTCGAGTCCGATCGTTTCGATCATGTTCATGCCCTGGCGCGGCGGCAGATAGAAATCGAAGGCGCGGAAGCCGGATATATCGATCTCGACGACGAAGAGAGCATCGCGCGGGCGGCGAGCGTGATCGGTCCCGAGATCGGGTGCCTGATCGTAGCATCCGGATTGCTGCATGGTCCGGGCATGAAGCCCGAACGGTCACTTGGCGATCTCAACGCCGAGCAATTGACCCGGATATTCGCGACGAACACGATCGGCCCGGCGCTGGTGCTCAAGCATTTCGCGCCGATGACGGCGAAGGATCGCAGGGTTACGATCGCGCTTCTTTCGGCACGCGTCGGAAGCATATCCGACAACCGCTTGGGCGGCTGGTATGGTTATCGCGCGTCGAAGACGGCGCTCAACATGATCGTGAAGTGCGCTGCGATCGAACTCGCGAGATCCAGACCGCAGGCCATCTGCGTCGCTTTGCATCCGGGGACGGTGGACACCAAACTCAGCAAGCCGTTCCAGCGCGGCGTACCGCCGCACAAGCTCTTCACGGCTGCTTATTCCGCAGAATGTCTCACGGCGACGCTCGATCGTCTCGATCAAAGCGCCAGTGGTCAATGCTTCGCGTGGGATGGGTCCCTGATCGCGCGTTGA
- the trpB gene encoding tryptophan synthase subunit beta — protein MTLANSLRAQPDAAGHFGDFGGRYVAETLMPLILDLEREYRAAQVDDGFQAELSGLLKHFVGRPSPLYYAEGLTKALRKDAPAGKGPKIYFKREDLNHTGAHKINNCIGQILLAMRMGKTRIIAETGAGQHGVATATVAARFGLPCTIFMGAVDVARQQPNVFRMKLLGAEVRPVTSGAQTLKDAMNEALRDWVANVHDTFYIIGTAAGPHPYPELVRDFQSVIGIEAKSQILEAEGRLPDLLVAAVGGGSNAIGLFHTFLDEEGVAMLGIEAAGHGMDTDKHAASLNGGQPGILHGNRTYLLQDEDGQITEAHSISAGLDYPGIGPEHSWLHEIGRVTYEGVTDAQAMDAFQLCCRVEGIIPALECAHAIAGIVPKAREMDEDQIILMNLSGRGDKDIFTVARALGCDI, from the coding sequence ATGACCCTCGCAAACTCCCTCCGCGCGCAGCCCGACGCCGCCGGGCATTTCGGCGATTTCGGCGGCCGCTACGTCGCTGAAACGCTGATGCCACTGATCCTCGACCTCGAGCGCGAATATCGCGCGGCGCAGGTGGATGACGGCTTTCAGGCGGAATTGTCCGGCCTGCTCAAGCATTTTGTCGGCCGCCCCTCGCCGCTTTATTACGCCGAGGGGCTGACCAAGGCACTGCGCAAGGATGCACCGGCCGGCAAGGGGCCGAAAATCTACTTCAAGCGCGAGGACCTGAACCACACCGGCGCGCACAAGATCAACAATTGCATCGGCCAGATCCTGCTCGCGATGCGCATGGGCAAGACGCGGATCATCGCCGAGACCGGCGCGGGCCAGCACGGCGTCGCCACCGCCACGGTCGCGGCGCGCTTCGGCCTGCCCTGCACGATCTTCATGGGCGCAGTGGACGTCGCCCGCCAGCAGCCGAACGTGTTCCGCATGAAGCTGCTCGGCGCCGAAGTGCGACCGGTCACCTCGGGCGCGCAGACGCTCAAGGATGCGATGAACGAGGCGCTGCGCGACTGGGTCGCGAACGTGCACGACACCTTCTACATCATCGGCACCGCAGCCGGCCCGCACCCCTATCCGGAGCTGGTCCGCGATTTCCAGTCGGTGATCGGGATCGAGGCCAAGTCCCAGATATTGGAGGCGGAAGGCCGCCTGCCCGATCTGCTGGTCGCGGCGGTCGGCGGCGGATCGAACGCGATCGGCCTGTTCCACACCTTCCTCGACGAGGAGGGCGTCGCGATGCTCGGCATCGAGGCGGCGGGGCATGGCATGGACACCGACAAGCATGCCGCCAGCCTCAATGGCGGCCAGCCCGGCATCCTCCACGGCAACCGTACCTATCTGCTGCAGGACGAGGACGGCCAGATCACCGAGGCGCACTCGATCTCGGCGGGGCTCGATTATCCCGGCATCGGCCCTGAACATAGCTGGCTGCACGAGATCGGCCGGGTGACGTATGAGGGCGTGACCGACGCGCAAGCGATGGACGCGTTCCAGCTCTGCTGCCGTGTCGAGGGCATCATCCCGGCGCTCGAATGCGCCCATGCCATCGCGGGCATCGTGCCAAAGGCGCGGGAGATGGACGAGGATCAGATCATTCTGATGAATCTTTCCGGCCGCGGCGACAAGGACATCTTCACCGTCGCCAGGGCCCTGGGGTGCGACATATGA
- a CDS encoding phytoene desaturase, protein MKTAAVVGAGFGGLALAIRLQSAGIATTVIEARDKPGGRAYQWKRDGFTFDAGPTVITDPNCLSELWALSGRDMADDVELLPVSPFYRLMWPDDAAFDYSNDDVALLRQIEELNPADVAGYRRFLDYAGKVYQEGYVKLGHVAFLDFRTMIKAAPALLKNKAWRSVYSMVSSFVEDEHLREALSFHTLLVGGNPMTTSAIYALIHKLERDGGVWFPRGGTHALIEAMVEHFERLGGTIRFGDPVRAIETDGKRVTSVACASGWHGDFDAVASNADVMHTYRSLLGDTPRGKHASRALQRKKFSPSLFVVHFGIMGACPDIPHHSILFGPRYKELLSDIYDRGILADDFSLYLHHPTASDPSLAPEGCSSFYALAPVPHMGKLPADWSQIGQSYADRILEYLEERLIPGLRERLIVRFHYTPADFAADLNAHLGSAFSLEPLLTQSAFFRVHNRDDEISNLYFVGAGTHPGAGIPGVVGSAKATAALMVQDLL, encoded by the coding sequence GTGAAGACAGCGGCGGTGGTAGGCGCAGGCTTCGGCGGATTGGCACTCGCCATTCGCCTGCAGTCGGCGGGGATCGCGACCACCGTGATCGAGGCGCGCGACAAGCCGGGCGGTCGTGCCTATCAATGGAAGCGCGACGGCTTTACTTTCGATGCCGGACCGACGGTCATCACCGATCCGAACTGTCTTTCCGAACTGTGGGCCCTTTCCGGTCGCGACATGGCAGATGACGTCGAATTGCTACCGGTTTCTCCCTTCTACCGGCTGATGTGGCCCGATGATGCCGCGTTCGACTACTCGAACGACGACGTCGCACTCCTTCGGCAGATCGAAGAGCTGAATCCCGCCGATGTGGCAGGCTACCGTCGGTTCCTGGACTATGCAGGCAAGGTCTATCAGGAAGGCTACGTCAAGCTCGGCCATGTCGCCTTTCTCGATTTTCGGACGATGATCAAGGCAGCACCTGCGCTCCTCAAGAACAAGGCCTGGCGATCGGTCTATTCGATGGTCTCGTCCTTCGTGGAGGACGAGCATCTCAGGGAGGCGTTGAGCTTCCATACCCTGCTGGTGGGCGGCAATCCGATGACGACCAGCGCCATCTACGCGTTGATCCATAAACTCGAACGCGACGGGGGTGTCTGGTTTCCGAGAGGCGGCACACACGCCTTGATCGAAGCGATGGTCGAGCATTTCGAGCGTCTTGGCGGTACGATCCGGTTCGGTGATCCGGTGCGCGCGATCGAGACGGACGGCAAACGCGTGACGAGTGTGGCCTGCGCCAGCGGATGGCACGGAGATTTCGACGCGGTCGCGTCCAATGCCGACGTCATGCACACCTACCGTAGCCTGCTGGGTGACACTCCACGCGGCAAGCACGCGAGCCGTGCCTTGCAGCGCAAGAAGTTCTCGCCATCATTGTTCGTCGTCCATTTCGGGATCATGGGGGCGTGTCCTGATATTCCGCATCATTCGATCCTGTTCGGTCCACGCTACAAGGAATTACTGAGCGACATCTACGACCGCGGCATTCTGGCGGACGACTTCTCGCTATACCTGCATCATCCGACCGCGAGCGATCCGTCATTGGCGCCCGAAGGCTGTTCAAGTTTTTATGCGCTGGCGCCGGTCCCGCACATGGGCAAGCTCCCGGCTGACTGGAGCCAAATCGGACAGTCTTACGCGGATCGTATTCTCGAATATCTCGAGGAGCGCCTGATTCCGGGGTTGCGCGAGCGATTGATCGTCAGATTCCACTATACGCCGGCGGATTTTGCGGCCGATCTCAACGCGCACCTCGGATCGGCCTTTAGCCTTGAGCCGCTTCTAACCCAATCGGCCTTCTTCCGCGTGCACAATCGCGACGATGAAATCTCAAATCTCTATTTCGTAGGTGCCGGTACACATCCGGGTGCGGGCATCCCCGGTGTCGTTGGATCTGCCAAGGCGACGGCGGCGCTCATGGTCCAGGATCTGCTCTGA
- a CDS encoding helix-turn-helix transcriptional regulator — protein sequence MVDRDDKFLRLPAVIEKTGCGRASIYRMINAGVFPRQERIGARAVGWRLSAIARWMEAPADYQEDRPAAG from the coding sequence ATGGTTGATCGTGACGACAAATTCCTTCGCCTCCCTGCGGTGATCGAGAAGACCGGCTGCGGGCGTGCATCCATATATAGAATGATCAACGCCGGCGTCTTTCCACGTCAGGAGCGCATCGGTGCGCGCGCCGTCGGTTGGCGGCTTTCGGCGATAGCCCGCTGGATGGAAGCGCCGGCAGATTATCAGGAGGATCGACCGGCGGCGGGCTGA
- a CDS encoding tyrosine-type recombinase/integrase translates to MTRRLLNRLTALEVQHLSKPGKYADGGGLNLIIGTRGQKRWAYIYTRHGRRFELGLGAVRDVPLAAARTQATEYREALAVDKDPRSVRQAAERRTTFGDYAAAYLETMTPTWRNPKHAQQWVMTVTVYAAPLHKKLIHEIVTDDVVRVLKPRWLETPETADRLRGRIEKILDSAKAMGLRDGDNPARWRGHLDQILPKRRSRGRGHHTALPFEQLPDFLQKLGERSGDAARALEFTILTAARTREVIGARWEEFDLDEGLWTVPGERMKAAKDHRVPLSAPAIALLKRIGRKTGSAFVFTQGPKKKPLSNMAMAMILRRMDVLVTVHGFRSSFRDWAAETTNFSNEVCEMALAHAIPGKSEAAYRRGDLFLKRRRLMEQWGRFCAGTPETSVAAGPEVLPQGLYPTEEERTSLLALLSHARCALCGSGWGDPCRSPDDAALPWGQSHDRRFMRLVEDWSLTSDGDLATTLASAKVSSQASKAATVKLEIVRRALSPAAWLDYLASAV, encoded by the coding sequence GTGACCCGCCGCCTGCTCAATCGCCTGACCGCCCTTGAAGTACAGCATCTCTCGAAGCCCGGCAAATATGCCGACGGGGGCGGCCTCAACCTCATCATAGGCACGCGCGGCCAGAAGCGCTGGGCCTATATCTATACGCGTCATGGACGGCGCTTCGAACTGGGGCTGGGAGCCGTGCGCGACGTGCCGCTCGCTGCCGCACGCACCCAGGCGACGGAGTATCGGGAGGCGCTCGCCGTCGACAAGGATCCGCGCAGCGTCCGACAGGCGGCCGAGCGCCGGACCACCTTCGGCGACTATGCGGCCGCGTATCTCGAAACGATGACGCCGACCTGGCGCAATCCGAAGCACGCCCAGCAGTGGGTCATGACCGTGACGGTCTATGCGGCTCCGCTTCACAAGAAGCTTATCCACGAGATCGTGACCGATGACGTCGTGCGCGTGCTCAAGCCTCGCTGGCTGGAAACACCGGAAACAGCGGACCGGCTGCGCGGTCGGATCGAGAAGATCCTCGATTCCGCAAAGGCCATGGGCCTGCGCGACGGAGACAATCCCGCGCGCTGGCGAGGGCATCTCGACCAGATCCTGCCCAAACGGCGATCGCGCGGCCGCGGCCATCATACCGCACTTCCGTTCGAGCAGTTGCCGGATTTCCTGCAGAAGCTCGGCGAGCGATCCGGCGACGCTGCGCGCGCGCTCGAGTTCACCATCCTTACGGCCGCCCGCACGCGGGAGGTGATCGGGGCCCGTTGGGAGGAATTCGATCTCGACGAGGGGCTTTGGACGGTCCCGGGCGAGCGCATGAAGGCGGCCAAGGATCATCGCGTGCCGTTGTCTGCCCCCGCGATCGCCTTGCTCAAGCGGATCGGACGTAAGACGGGTTCTGCCTTCGTCTTCACGCAAGGGCCGAAGAAGAAGCCCCTTTCCAACATGGCCATGGCAATGATCCTTCGACGCATGGACGTGTTGGTCACGGTCCACGGCTTCCGGTCGTCCTTTCGCGACTGGGCGGCGGAGACCACCAACTTTTCGAACGAAGTTTGCGAAATGGCACTTGCGCACGCAATCCCGGGAAAGTCGGAGGCTGCCTATCGTCGGGGCGACCTCTTTCTCAAGCGCCGGCGCCTGATGGAGCAATGGGGTCGCTTCTGCGCCGGAACGCCGGAGACGTCGGTCGCCGCTGGTCCGGAGGTATTGCCCCAGGGGCTCTATCCCACGGAGGAGGAGCGGACGTCACTGCTTGCGCTGCTCTCCCATGCGCGCTGCGCGCTGTGCGGGTCCGGGTGGGGAGATCCTTGCCGGTCTCCCGACGACGCGGCACTTCCTTGGGGGCAGTCGCATGACCGCCGCTTCATGCGGCTTGTCGAGGACTGGTCGCTGACCAGCGACGGCGACCTTGCGACGACGCTCGCTTCTGCGAAGGTTTCGTCCCAGGCCTCGAAGGCCGCGACCGTCAAGCTCGAGATCGTTCGCCGCGCGCTAAGCCCTGCTGCTTGGCTCGATTATCTGGCAAGCGCGGTCTGA
- the hspQ gene encoding heat shock protein HspQ, which produces MDNSPDIAGLARIVPDALLAAPSVVHARFSVGDVVKHRLLDFRGVIFDIDPVFANTEEWYEAIPESIRPSKDQPFYHLLAENAESSYVAYVSQQNLVADRSEEPVEHPALDGLFDGFADGRYTLRREHRH; this is translated from the coding sequence ATGGACAACAGCCCCGACATCGCCGGCCTCGCCCGCATCGTGCCGGACGCGCTGCTCGCCGCGCCCAGTGTCGTGCACGCGCGCTTCTCGGTGGGCGACGTGGTGAAGCACCGGCTGCTCGATTTCCGAGGCGTGATCTTCGACATCGATCCGGTGTTCGCCAACACCGAGGAATGGTACGAGGCGATTCCCGAGAGCATTCGCCCATCGAAGGACCAACCCTTCTACCACCTGCTCGCCGAGAATGCCGAATCGAGCTACGTCGCTTATGTCAGCCAGCAGAATCTGGTGGCCGATCGCAGCGAGGAACCGGTCGAGCATCCCGCGCTCGATGGCCTGTTCGACGGCTTCGCCGATGGCCGCTATACGTTGCGCCGCGAGCATCGCCATTGA
- the rplU gene encoding 50S ribosomal protein L21 encodes MFAIVRTGGKQYRVAAGDKIVVEKLAGEAGDTISLGDVLFAGADGEAKSTDGLAVSAKIIAQARGEKVIVFKKRRRHNYRRRNGHRQYHTILEILSVGGAEKKATKKAAAKKDEAPAASAEA; translated from the coding sequence ATGTTCGCTATCGTGCGCACGGGCGGCAAGCAGTATCGCGTCGCCGCCGGAGACAAGATCGTCGTCGAGAAGCTGGCCGGTGAGGCCGGTGACACCATCTCGCTGGGCGACGTCCTGTTCGCCGGTGCGGACGGCGAAGCCAAGTCCACCGATGGCCTCGCGGTCTCGGCCAAGATCATCGCGCAGGCGCGCGGCGAGAAGGTGATCGTTTTCAAGAAGCGTCGCCGTCATAACTATCGCCGCCGCAACGGCCATCGCCAGTACCACACGATCCTCGAGATCCTGTCGGTCGGCGGCGCCGAGAAGAAGGCGACCAAGAAGGCCGCCGCGAAGAAGGACGAGGCCCCGGCCGCGTCCGCGGAAGCCTGA
- the rpmA gene encoding 50S ribosomal protein L27: MAHKKAGGSSRNGRDSAGRRLGVKKFGGQEVIGGNIIIRQRGTKVYPGVNVGIGKDHTLFATAEGRVRFHDGKLGRKYVSVDAMAEAAE, from the coding sequence ATGGCACATAAGAAAGCAGGCGGCTCCTCGCGCAACGGTCGCGATTCGGCCGGTCGTCGTCTCGGCGTGAAGAAGTTCGGCGGTCAGGAAGTGATCGGCGGCAACATCATCATCCGCCAGCGCGGCACCAAGGTGTATCCGGGCGTGAACGTGGGCATCGGCAAGGACCACACCCTTTTCGCGACCGCGGAAGGCCGCGTGCGCTTCCACGATGGCAAGCTCGGCCGCAAGTACGTATCGGTCGACGCCATGGCGGAAGCCGCCGAGTAA
- a CDS encoding GNAT family N-acetyltransferase, producing the protein MFARTERLLLRPGWGEDAPALFNAIADEAIIDKLPGTSWPYRAEDAEAFLLRDRGHDDLPELLIYARTRGAPKLVGGIALRETGSDETAELDYWIARPCWGLGFATEAGQAVVGMAKDGLRMKLRSGHFPDNPASGRVLEKLGFQPTGEVEKRWSAVRGQEVDCLMYEHRPN; encoded by the coding sequence ATGTTTGCACGAACCGAACGGCTGCTGCTGCGGCCGGGTTGGGGCGAGGACGCCCCGGCCCTTTTCAATGCGATCGCCGACGAGGCGATCATCGACAAGCTGCCGGGCACGTCCTGGCCGTATCGCGCGGAGGATGCGGAAGCCTTCCTGTTGCGCGATCGGGGGCATGACGATCTGCCGGAACTGCTGATCTATGCCCGGACGCGCGGCGCGCCGAAGCTGGTCGGCGGCATCGCGCTGCGCGAAACCGGCAGCGACGAAACGGCCGAGCTCGATTACTGGATCGCGCGGCCCTGCTGGGGGCTGGGTTTCGCCACCGAGGCGGGCCAGGCGGTGGTCGGCATGGCCAAGGACGGCCTGCGCATGAAGCTGCGTTCGGGCCATTTTCCGGACAATCCCGCCTCAGGACGGGTGCTGGAGAAGCTCGGCTTCCAGCCTACCGGAGAAGTCGAGAAGCGCTGGAGCGCGGTTCGCGGGCAGGAGGTCGATTGCCTCATGTACGAGCACCGGCCCAACTGA
- the obgE gene encoding GTPase ObgE → MHFLDQAKIFIRSGAGGPGAVSFRREKFIEYGGPDGGNGGKGGDIVFEAVPGLNTLIDFRYTQHFRAPRGKGGSGSNRTGPGGDDLVIRVPVGTQLISDEDGETVLADFVESGQKQVFLRGGDGGRGNASYKTSTNRAPRQHGPGWPGDEMWVWLRLKLLADAGLVGLPNAGKSTFINSVSNAKAKVGDYPFTTVRPQLGVVSHRDREFVVADIPGLIEGAADGAGIGDRFLGHIERCRVLLHLVDATGDDPIEAYQIVREELSAYGNGLEDKTEVLALNKIDAIDAKTKAKLIKALKKASGVEPFLLSGATGEGLPAVLDALVEAIGPVGPSLESVQTSAADEEKPWSPL, encoded by the coding sequence ATGCACTTTCTCGACCAGGCCAAGATCTTCATCCGTTCCGGTGCCGGCGGCCCCGGCGCGGTCAGCTTCCGGCGCGAGAAGTTCATCGAATATGGCGGGCCGGACGGCGGCAACGGCGGCAAGGGCGGCGATATCGTGTTCGAGGCGGTGCCCGGCCTCAATACGCTGATCGACTTCCGCTACACCCAGCATTTCCGCGCGCCGCGCGGCAAGGGCGGCTCCGGCTCCAATCGCACCGGACCGGGTGGCGACGATCTCGTCATCCGCGTGCCGGTCGGCACCCAGCTGATCTCGGACGAGGATGGCGAGACCGTCCTCGCGGACTTCGTGGAGTCTGGCCAGAAGCAGGTGTTCCTGCGCGGCGGCGACGGCGGGCGCGGCAACGCCAGCTACAAGACCTCGACCAACCGCGCGCCGCGCCAGCACGGCCCTGGCTGGCCGGGCGACGAGATGTGGGTGTGGCTGCGCCTCAAGCTGCTGGCGGACGCCGGGTTGGTGGGGCTTCCCAATGCCGGCAAGTCCACCTTCATCAACTCGGTGAGCAACGCCAAGGCGAAGGTCGGCGACTATCCCTTCACCACGGTGCGCCCGCAGCTCGGCGTGGTCAGCCATCGCGATCGCGAGTTCGTGGTGGCGGACATCCCCGGCCTCATCGAAGGCGCTGCGGATGGCGCCGGCATCGGCGACCGCTTCCTGGGCCATATCGAGCGCTGCCGGGTGCTGCTGCACCTCGTCGATGCGACCGGCGATGACCCGATCGAGGCCTACCAGATCGTGCGCGAGGAGCTGTCCGCCTACGGCAATGGTCTTGAGGACAAGACCGAGGTGCTGGCGCTCAACAAGATCGATGCGATCGACGCCAAGACGAAAGCGAAGCTCATCAAGGCGCTGAAGAAGGCGAGCGGCGTCGAGCCGTTCCTGCTGTCCGGCGCGACGGGCGAAGGTTTGCCCGCCGTCCTCGATGCGCTGGTCGAGGCGATCGGCCCGGTCGGCCCGTCGCTGGAGAGCGTCCAGACGAGCGCAGCGGACGAAGAGAAGCCCTGGTCCCCATTGTGA